A part of Paraburkholderia largidicola genomic DNA contains:
- a CDS encoding efflux transporter outer membrane subunit: MSALPDSFVAVARVISAAAVCTAMLAGCVDVHMADYKRPDTPAKASWSDKTGALVSPADTIVPDWWKGFQDPYLNTLIAKAIEGNFDIKVLAARIDVAGAQIGEAKSAALPTADLGAGANFQKTTGQPFTRQYNVAAQVNWDIDIWGKVEKGVQAQKAEFHATEADWRAGYLELVSNVATTYFQILQFDDQIDAQQRMVDENKKILSIFEGMSLNGLVPKTQVMRQQAEVNRLTKNLLDLRRSRSIANNALCTLIGVPAGEFTVPVGHLQQRVQQPPVPGGLPSQLLSRRPDIVASELRVLEAYNLVGEAKLAQLPTISLTGHGGTASFALSDLLKSFTFGFMPSINIPLLDPGVRAHVKTTEAQTTVAEQQYRQTVMGAFEEVENALVNLDSHKQQRVELQQEVERLSVVNVQMQSQLREGVVSQLDVFETERTLLQAQLDLLTNHQQILSDTVLLYKALGGGWPAVDVQTQVKQ, from the coding sequence GTGTCTGCGTTGCCTGATTCGTTCGTCGCCGTCGCTCGCGTCATCTCTGCCGCTGCTGTTTGCACAGCCATGCTGGCAGGTTGCGTCGACGTTCACATGGCCGACTACAAGCGCCCCGATACGCCCGCCAAGGCGTCATGGTCCGACAAGACAGGCGCGCTCGTTTCTCCCGCCGACACCATCGTGCCGGACTGGTGGAAAGGCTTCCAGGACCCGTATCTGAATACGCTGATCGCGAAAGCGATCGAAGGCAACTTCGACATCAAGGTGCTGGCCGCGCGCATCGACGTAGCGGGCGCGCAGATCGGCGAAGCGAAGTCGGCTGCGTTGCCGACGGCCGATCTCGGCGCAGGCGCGAATTTCCAGAAAACCACGGGGCAGCCGTTCACGCGGCAGTACAACGTAGCCGCGCAGGTGAACTGGGACATCGACATCTGGGGCAAGGTCGAGAAAGGCGTGCAGGCGCAGAAGGCCGAATTCCACGCAACGGAGGCCGATTGGCGCGCGGGTTATCTTGAACTCGTGTCGAACGTGGCGACTACGTATTTCCAGATTCTTCAGTTCGACGACCAGATCGACGCGCAACAGAGAATGGTCGACGAAAACAAGAAGATTCTCTCGATCTTCGAAGGCATGAGCCTTAATGGCCTCGTGCCAAAGACGCAGGTGATGCGTCAACAGGCCGAGGTCAATCGTCTAACGAAGAACCTGCTCGATCTGCGCCGTTCACGCAGCATTGCGAACAACGCACTGTGCACGCTGATCGGCGTGCCGGCGGGTGAGTTCACCGTGCCCGTCGGTCATCTGCAGCAGCGCGTTCAACAGCCGCCCGTGCCGGGCGGGCTGCCTTCGCAACTGCTGTCGCGCCGGCCCGATATCGTCGCATCGGAATTGCGCGTGCTCGAAGCGTATAACCTGGTCGGCGAAGCCAAGCTGGCGCAATTGCCGACCATCAGTCTGACGGGCCATGGCGGCACCGCGAGCTTCGCGCTGTCCGACCTTTTGAAGTCGTTCACGTTCGGTTTTATGCCGAGCATCAACATTCCGCTGCTCGATCCCGGCGTGCGCGCCCATGTCAAGACTACCGAGGCGCAAACCACCGTCGCCGAGCAGCAGTACCGGCAAACCGTGATGGGCGCATTCGAGGAAGTGGAGAACGCTCTCGTCAATCTGGATTCGCACAAGCAGCAGCGCGTCGAATTGCAACAGGAAGTGGAGCGTCTGAGCGTCGTCAACGTACAGATGCAATCGCAATTGCGCGAAGGTGTGGTGTCGCAACTGGACGTGTTCGAAACGGAGCGCACGCTTCTGCAGGCGCAACTCGATCTGCTGACGAATCACCAGCAAATACTGTCGGACACGGTACTGCTTTACAAGGCACTGGGCGGCGGCTGGCCGGCTGTGGATGTGCAGACGCAGGTGAAGCAATGA
- a CDS encoding DUF4399 domain-containing protein, with product MIRIVVAAAALAALTALTSMNVAFAGPTPAPKDAYAYIGYPNDGQVVPANKPFRVWFGLRYMGVAPKGVKYPNTGHHHLLIDTDMPPPDQEIPSDRQHLHFGAGETETMVTLPPGKHTLQLLMGDENHIPHNPPVYSKKITVIAK from the coding sequence ATGATCAGGATCGTTGTTGCCGCTGCGGCACTTGCCGCCCTCACCGCCCTCACTTCGATGAACGTGGCATTCGCCGGCCCGACACCCGCGCCCAAAGATGCCTATGCCTACATCGGCTATCCGAACGACGGACAGGTCGTGCCCGCCAACAAGCCGTTTCGCGTGTGGTTCGGCTTGCGCTACATGGGCGTCGCGCCCAAGGGCGTGAAGTATCCGAACACGGGCCATCATCATCTGCTGATCGACACCGACATGCCGCCGCCAGATCAGGAGATTCCTTCCGACCGCCAGCATCTGCATTTCGGCGCGGGAGAAACGGAAACGATGGTCACCTTGCCGCCCGGCAAGCACACGCTGCAACTGCTGATGGGCGACGAGAATCACATTCCGCACAATCCCCCCGTCTATTCGAAGAAGATCACGGTGATCGCGAAGTGA
- a CDS encoding DUF4399 domain-containing protein produces MQRRIRLAAIGALFLASAQVFAGPTPAPPGAEVYIIWPSDGTVITGGKLWVRMGLRNMGVCPKGVNVPNTGHHHLLIDTDLPPMDQEIPSDRNHLHFGAGETDARIELPPGKHTLQLLLGDYNHVPHNPPVYSKKITIIVK; encoded by the coding sequence ATGCAAAGAAGAATAAGGCTCGCGGCTATCGGCGCGCTCTTTCTCGCTTCCGCGCAGGTGTTCGCAGGACCGACGCCTGCGCCGCCTGGCGCCGAGGTCTACATCATCTGGCCGTCGGACGGCACCGTGATCACTGGTGGCAAGCTCTGGGTGCGAATGGGCTTGCGCAACATGGGCGTCTGCCCCAAAGGCGTCAATGTTCCGAACACAGGGCATCACCATCTGCTGATCGACACGGACTTGCCGCCGATGGATCAGGAAATTCCCTCTGACCGGAATCACCTGCATTTTGGCGCAGGCGAAACGGATGCGCGCATCGAGCTGCCGCCCGGCAAGCACACGCTGCAACTGCTGCTCGGCGACTACAACCATGTGCCGCACAATCCGCCCGTCTATTCGAAGAAGATCACCATCATCGTGAAGTGA
- a CDS encoding SUMF1/EgtB/PvdO family nonheme iron enzyme — protein MWRKLLLVCMIGALQMREADAQPMPPGASDATSHAAANRLFALPADAASRKVALVIGNASYPAGALPNAARDAQSVAGLLRAQGFEVVLRTDATAPQMREALAEFGRRLQPGGTALFYFAGHGLQAGRTTLLASAGADPRAPATLMTASIDLSNVLDTLAAPRKNALNLVVLDACLTQPFEAARLAMPLPAQTLIAYATTQGAQAADGTRHGIFTGAWLREMQRAPDAPVDSMFARVSRQVAEATHGAQRPWRSSSMTEPVRLFASRHAAEHLEEEPNAVVALNSRGILPKDSNEQYELTFWESIKDSNYASDYEAYLKAYPNGRFAALAKARIDRLKASGQTAAPAATHAAPPAAPSRPAAAAAPAPQPAPAPAPAPAPKAAATAAPAPTPAPASAGTGGESKDCAACPVMISLPAGSFTMGSNADPSEKPPHHVTISAPFAIGKYEVTVEQWNACADVNGCPKLSPENNSVKNAPARDLSWDDAQAYVKWLSKVTGKAYRLPTEAEWEYADRAGTTTKYWWGDQMRKGMANCKDCGDPYHKEAPEPVGAFAANPNGLHDMNGGVWEWVSDCWHNSYQGAPNDGRAWDAPACNMRVIRGGSWREGNDYMLSSTRFKYSQSVRQSQDGFRVVKELK, from the coding sequence ATGTGGCGAAAACTCCTGCTGGTATGCATGATCGGGGCACTCCAGATGCGAGAAGCCGACGCCCAACCGATGCCGCCCGGCGCGAGCGATGCCACGTCTCACGCTGCCGCGAATCGTCTCTTTGCGCTTCCCGCCGACGCGGCTAGCCGCAAGGTCGCGCTCGTGATCGGCAACGCCAGCTATCCGGCCGGCGCGCTGCCGAATGCCGCGCGCGATGCGCAAAGCGTCGCCGGGTTGTTGCGTGCGCAAGGCTTCGAAGTCGTCCTGCGTACCGATGCAACGGCGCCGCAGATGCGCGAGGCGCTTGCCGAATTCGGCCGACGTCTGCAACCGGGCGGCACGGCGCTGTTCTATTTCGCAGGGCACGGCTTGCAGGCGGGCCGCACCACGCTGCTCGCGTCCGCCGGTGCCGATCCGCGTGCGCCCGCCACGCTGATGACGGCGAGCATCGATCTGTCGAACGTGCTCGACACGCTCGCGGCGCCTCGCAAGAACGCGCTCAATCTCGTCGTGCTGGACGCATGCCTCACGCAACCATTCGAAGCGGCCCGTCTCGCGATGCCGTTGCCTGCGCAAACATTGATCGCCTATGCGACGACGCAAGGCGCGCAAGCCGCCGACGGGACCCGTCACGGCATCTTCACGGGCGCGTGGCTGCGTGAGATGCAGCGCGCGCCCGATGCGCCCGTCGATTCGATGTTCGCGCGTGTCTCACGGCAGGTCGCGGAAGCGACGCATGGCGCGCAGAGACCGTGGCGCTCGTCGTCGATGACGGAGCCGGTACGGCTTTTCGCTTCGCGTCATGCGGCGGAGCACCTGGAAGAGGAGCCGAACGCCGTCGTCGCATTGAACAGCCGCGGCATTCTGCCGAAAGATAGCAACGAGCAATACGAGCTGACGTTCTGGGAGTCGATCAAGGACAGCAATTACGCGAGCGATTACGAGGCCTATCTGAAGGCGTATCCCAATGGCCGCTTTGCGGCGCTTGCGAAGGCCCGGATCGACAGGCTCAAGGCTTCCGGACAGACCGCCGCGCCCGCCGCGACACATGCAGCGCCGCCCGCGGCGCCGTCGCGTCCTGCCGCAGCCGCCGCGCCTGCGCCACAACCTGCGCCGGCACCAGCACCTGCGCCTGCGCCGAAAGCGGCCGCCACTGCTGCACCCGCCCCCACGCCCGCACCGGCAAGCGCCGGGACAGGCGGCGAGAGCAAGGACTGCGCGGCTTGCCCGGTGATGATTTCATTGCCAGCAGGCTCGTTCACGATGGGCAGCAATGCCGACCCATCCGAAAAGCCGCCGCATCACGTGACCATTTCCGCGCCGTTTGCGATCGGTAAATACGAGGTGACGGTCGAGCAATGGAATGCATGCGCGGATGTCAACGGATGCCCGAAGCTGTCGCCCGAAAACAATTCGGTGAAGAACGCGCCCGCACGCGATCTCAGTTGGGACGATGCGCAGGCGTATGTGAAATGGCTGAGCAAGGTGACGGGCAAAGCGTATCGGCTGCCGACTGAAGCCGAATGGGAATATGCGGACCGCGCGGGCACCACGACGAAATACTGGTGGGGCGACCAGATGCGCAAAGGCATGGCGAACTGCAAAGACTGCGGCGATCCGTATCACAAGGAAGCGCCCGAACCCGTCGGCGCGTTCGCGGCAAACCCGAATGGCTTGCACGACATGAACGGCGGCGTATGGGAGTGGGTCAGCGACTGCTGGCATAACTCGTACCAGGGCGCGCCGAACGACGGCCGCGCGTGGGATGCCCCCGCTTGCAACATGCGCGTGATTCGCGGCGGCTCATGGCGGGAAGGCAACGACTACATGCTGAGTTCGACGCGCTTCAAGTACAGCCAGAGCGTGCGTCAGTCGCAGGACGGCTTTCGCGTGGTGAAGGAACTGAAGTGA
- a CDS encoding serine/threonine protein kinase, translated as MASLAHVIRDFQSGALTQDAFVAQLDSTLTTEGVGSARLLEILGEAHVRKPLPPALYAEVRRRIEQMPVSNLAAAGGEETRMQTVTEPPTSPPPAPARSSEAVGSGLDQVKGTGDTLNNRFVLEECLGVGGMGTVYKALDLRKLEASDRKPYLAIKVLNTQFRGNPKSLIALQREARKAQVLAHRNIVTVYDFDRDGAIVYLTMEYLSGKPLSQILRTQDFKGMPVQSALPIVRGMSSALAYAHERGFVHCDFKPANVFLTDTGEVKVIDFGIARVFQRPEEESDATVFDPGSLGALTPAYASPEMLEHLEPDPRDDIYALGCITYELLTGRHPFDRQSATQARASNRQPQRPENLSNRQWRALRATLAFDRKSRTPTVSRFVEEFGAQERPSASKSSGRSVDRTGMLMKSGVAGLALACAAGGALYFYRASRTLEQENAALQVSTASDAGGAQSSSSATSPVQPITPATPSAPAVASAPSTPAQPAPPTLAAVTSALATLPCSALAASIQDRAVQVRGFVPQHGEAQVNERLATLPGVASTKVDVQHVSSDKCEVLKELGSYWTRNWLAGHIASLTARMPNGVLTEGDPLVVDVRTPGYDSYVNIDYYVLDGSVVHMVPGPRAKDNQAPSHYSATIGSGGDWIISKPFGQELVVLLITPAPLFDTPRPESESRTDYLRALDTRLKQLASKYGQDHIVADFAQITSKARAR; from the coding sequence GGAAGGCGTCGGTTCGGCTCGTCTGCTCGAAATACTCGGTGAAGCGCACGTCAGGAAGCCGCTGCCTCCTGCGCTCTACGCGGAAGTGCGCCGCCGCATCGAACAGATGCCCGTTTCGAACCTTGCCGCAGCGGGCGGCGAGGAAACGCGCATGCAAACGGTGACCGAGCCGCCAACTTCGCCGCCCCCTGCGCCCGCGCGTAGCAGCGAAGCAGTCGGGTCCGGACTCGATCAGGTCAAGGGTACGGGCGACACACTGAACAACCGCTTCGTGCTCGAAGAGTGTCTGGGCGTGGGCGGCATGGGCACCGTCTACAAGGCGCTCGATCTGCGCAAGCTCGAAGCATCGGACCGCAAGCCCTATCTCGCGATCAAGGTGCTCAACACGCAATTCCGCGGCAACCCGAAGTCGCTGATTGCGTTGCAGCGTGAAGCGCGCAAGGCACAGGTCCTCGCGCACCGCAATATCGTCACCGTTTACGATTTCGACCGCGATGGCGCCATCGTCTATCTGACGATGGAATACCTGTCCGGCAAGCCGCTCAGCCAAATTCTGCGCACGCAGGATTTCAAGGGCATGCCGGTCCAGTCCGCATTGCCGATCGTGCGCGGCATGTCGAGCGCGCTGGCGTACGCGCACGAGCGCGGCTTCGTGCATTGCGACTTCAAGCCCGCCAACGTGTTTCTGACCGATACGGGCGAAGTCAAGGTGATCGACTTCGGCATCGCGCGCGTCTTTCAGCGTCCCGAAGAAGAAAGCGACGCGACCGTGTTCGATCCCGGCAGCCTCGGCGCATTGACGCCCGCCTATGCGAGCCCGGAAATGCTCGAGCATCTCGAACCCGATCCGCGCGACGACATTTACGCGCTGGGCTGCATTACCTACGAGCTATTGACGGGGCGTCATCCGTTCGACCGTCAGTCGGCCACGCAGGCGCGTGCGTCGAACCGGCAACCGCAGCGGCCCGAGAACCTGAGCAACCGCCAATGGCGGGCATTGCGTGCGACGCTCGCCTTCGATCGCAAGTCGCGCACGCCGACGGTGTCGCGCTTCGTCGAAGAGTTCGGCGCGCAGGAGCGTCCATCGGCGTCGAAGTCGTCGGGGCGCAGTGTCGACCGCACTGGCATGCTGATGAAGTCGGGTGTCGCCGGCCTCGCGCTCGCTTGCGCGGCGGGCGGCGCGCTGTACTTCTATCGTGCTTCGCGGACGCTGGAGCAGGAGAATGCGGCGCTGCAGGTGAGCACCGCGTCCGATGCGGGCGGCGCGCAGTCTTCATCTAGCGCCACTTCGCCCGTTCAACCCATCACGCCCGCCACCCCGTCGGCGCCTGCCGTTGCATCCGCGCCGAGCACGCCGGCCCAACCGGCCCCGCCGACACTCGCCGCCGTCACCTCGGCGCTCGCGACATTGCCGTGCTCGGCGCTTGCGGCTTCGATTCAGGATCGCGCGGTACAGGTGCGCGGATTCGTACCGCAACACGGCGAGGCACAGGTCAACGAGCGCCTTGCAACATTGCCCGGCGTGGCGTCGACCAAGGTCGACGTGCAGCATGTGAGCAGCGACAAATGCGAGGTGCTGAAGGAGCTCGGCTCATACTGGACGCGCAACTGGCTGGCGGGGCATATCGCGTCGTTGACGGCGCGCATGCCGAACGGCGTGCTGACGGAAGGCGATCCTCTCGTCGTCGACGTACGGACGCCGGGCTACGACTCGTATGTGAACATCGACTATTACGTGCTAGACGGAAGTGTCGTGCACATGGTGCCGGGGCCGCGCGCGAAAGATAACCAGGCGCCGTCGCATTACTCGGCGACCATCGGCAGCGGCGGCGACTGGATCATCTCGAAGCCGTTCGGTCAGGAACTGGTCGTCCTGCTGATTACGCCTGCGCCGCTCTTCGATACGCCACGACCCGAAAGCGAGTCGCGCACGGATTATCTGCGCGCGCTCGATACGCGGCTCAAGCAGCTAGCCTCCAAATATGGGCAAGACCATATCGTCGCGGACTTCGCGCAGATCACGAGCAAGGCACGCGCGCGTTGA